The following DNA comes from Emys orbicularis isolate rEmyOrb1 chromosome 13, rEmyOrb1.hap1, whole genome shotgun sequence.
CCTGCTGCAGCACCAGCGGAGCCACGCGGCTGGCAAGCCCTACCAGTGCGGCGACTGCGGCAAGAGCTTCGCCTGGAGTTCCCACCTGGACCGGCACCGGCGCATCCACATGGGCGAGAAGCCCTACCGCTGCGGGGACTGCGGCAAGAGCTTCTCGCAGAGCTCCCACCTGGAGCGGCACCAGCGGGTGCACCTGGGCTCAGAGCAGCCCTGCCAGTGCACTGACTGCGGGAAGAGCTTCCTGGCCAGCGCCAAGCGGCGCCGTGTGCTGAGCGGGGAGCGTCCCTGCAAGTGCACTGACTGCGGGAAGAGCTTCCTGTGGGGCTCCCGCGCCAGGCCTTCCCCCGTGGCGGAGAGGACCCACAAATGCACGGAATGCGGGAAGAGCTTCACCTACCGGGCAGAGAACGTCAAGCACCAGGGCACGCAGACGGGCGAGAAGCCCTACACCTGCCCTGAGTGCGGCAAGAGCTTTGGGCAGAACTCGGCCCTGGTGAAGCACCGGCGCATGCACACCGGCGAGAAGCCCTACAagtgcggggactgcgggaagagcttcagcgTCCGCTCCAACCTCATCAAGCACCAGCGCACCCACCTGGGCGAGAAGCCCTACAAGTGCCCTGACTGCGGCAAGGGCTTCATCCAGAAGTCGGACCTGACCAAGCACCGGCGCATGCACACTGGGGAGAAGCCCTACAAGTGCAACGTCTGCGGGAAGTGCTTCAGTGTCAGCTCCAACCTCATCAAGCACCAGCGCATCCACCTGGGCGAGAAGCCCTACCAGTGCTCTGAGTGTGGCAAGAGCTTCATCCAGCGCTCGGAACTCACCATCCACCAGCGCGTGCACACCGGCGAGAAGCCCTACAAGTGCCCTGAGTGTGGGAAGTGCTTCAGCCGCAGCTCCCACCTTAACCGgcaccagcgcacccacaccGGCGACAAGCCCTCGCTGCTCTCCGCCACCAAGaactccgctgctgctgccgccagcaACCCCCtgcaggcctcctccgccttctcctctgcctccttctcctccccgctGGGCAcctcctccgcccccctccccgctctaccctctttcccttcctccccctcacccATCTCCATCCCTACCCTCTCCAACAACCCGCTGGatctgccctgggccctgtccTTTCCGTCCCgtgccttcccccacccttccttCCCCTCGCCTGCTCCGTCCGGGGCCCCGGCCTCATCACTGATAAACTAACcgccccccacagcctctctgttCCCCCTCGCTCCCCCTAATTCTCACCTGCCTCCCTCTTCATTACCTCCATAtcttcccccctctgccctgccttttgccacccccctcactctccctgctcccagggctgtGCAGTTGGCTTCCTACTCTCCTGctctttcctccttctcctcctccaaaaTTCACaccatccacctcttcttcttctctcccctctcctttcccttcacACATCTGGCtcctcccacttcccctcccttctCGGTGCCTCCAGCTTCCGTGCTGGTGTCCCATCCAACATGACTGCAACTTGTTTCCTGTCCCCAACGTGCTCATCTGACTTGCAGTGCTGGATCAGTTTCCTTGACTCTCTCTTGACCTGCTCCTCACCGCACCCAGTTCCCTTTCTGGCCCCTCTTGGGCTCTGAGTTCTTATTCCccagtaatcaagtcacctctttccATACAGCCCTCTTCCCGCATACCACCTGCCCAGCTTGATGTTCCTCCCATGATCTCCCGTCTGTGCCTTCCTTGATGTTCTCAGCCCCTTCCTCATCTCACTACAAATTCACACCGAGAAGTGTGAGATTCATTATTTACAATCCATTAGCCATGGAATCACTCGCACCTCCATCCTTTCTTGTCTATATCACCATGCCCTGGCTTATGCTTCTATTCCAACTTCTTTGCTATAGGGGGTCTCTGGAGAATATCCTATGATGATGCATATTTCCTCCACTGAAGGTTAATACTCATTCTGTTCTACCATCTTCCTTGCCTAACTCTGCCCATCACCCATCCCTCGATCTAGGTACCATCCAGTGCCTATTTCTCCCTGATTATAGCCTAGAGCTAGATGAACAACAGGGAAAGTGATTTGTGAATATGTTCGTGTTCAAATGGGATAAGTCTATTTTGTTCCCCTTTGTGGGATCATATTATTCTGTTATTGTTATTCACAAGTAGAGCTGttcagttggttttttttttttttttttttaagaaaatattttgacaaaacaTGTCCTTTTTCAAAAATGAACAGTTTTGCAAAAtcatttgggtttttgtttttttcaaatttttcaattttgttttttacagaaaTGTTGCAAATATTTTAGCTTCTTGTTCTTTGAGGtgagttttttttttgttttttttgtttttactttttcgTGTCATTTTAggtttccattttgttttatttccattgCCAATTTTGATTGGTGGGCTTAGTAAAATGCTGGTAAttattcaaaatcaaaacaaatctttcattgtcaaaaaattttcatttcagATTCAAACATTCCATTTGCTAAaattaagattttcaaaaatgaagacTAATCTatgaaaaaattctgaaaatttagaaaaaatgaaaattcaataacaattattaaaaacaaaggaacaaaaatacttttgaaatgttcacagttaaaaaagaaaagtttcagCCAGTTTTATTAAATTGGAGTTCCTGCAActtatttgtgaaaatgttcacaaatccAGAACTTTTCCACAAATTTTCATATTCATATGTAtctggggtagccgtgttagtctgtatccacaaaaacaacaaggaggcaccttaaagactaacagatttatttgggcataagcttccatgggatgcatctgaagaagtgaggttttttacccacaaaagcttatgcccatatTCATATGTGTTTGTTCGAAAATATGCACTGGAAAGTGTGATATCCCTGTTTACAAAAGTTTCACTCACCtaatcaggaagcagaaacaataccaagTGACTTAGGTGACCAGTGGCACAAAAGACACACATAAAAGTAATGTATAGTCAAATTATGCCACTGGCAAACAATCCATACAATATAAATTGTTCACGTAGGTTATTCTGCTGATAGTTACAAATCATTGGCGCTGGTGTTCAGCTAGTCTTTGTTGGGGTAAATAATGGAGCTGTATCAGTTTATGCCAGCCAAAGAACTGGCTCCATAAATCTATTGTAGGAACCAGGATTGGTTTGTAAACAACCCACTCACAGAAGAaagctaaaatcaaaacaaatattaTTCACAATGAAAAAATTCTACCAGCTCCATTGAAAGCCTCTTGACCTGCCTCTGCTTTCAGTCCTGATCAATATTCCACCtgccttctcctctctctctccatccagaaCTTTGCTAAGTACTTCAGACAAGGGAAAGAAATCAATGCCATCTGGTAGTAGTCATCTGCCCCTTGActccctgtcccccacccatgCTGCCCCAATTCTCTTCTGAACCCCTGTTCCATTTGCTCGTCCTTTGACCTGTCCCCATCTCCTTTCAGCTCTTGATTTCCTTTTCTCTAGTTCTCTCCTATACTAAAAAGTTAGATcgacccagctacattgctcaagactatgaaaaatccacaccccggagcgacgtagttaagccgacctaacccccagtgtagacagcactaggttaatggaaaaattcttccattgacctagctaccatctctcagggaggtggattgcctacaccgaagggagaacccctcctgtcagcgcatgttgtgtctacactgaagtgctgtagctgcactgctgtagcatttcaagtgtagagaaTCTGTATTCCTTCCATCAGCCTTCCAGCATTCACTCCAGCACAGCAGGATCCCAGCTCCCTGACTTCCCTCCCACTCCGTCCTTACCCTGTTTCTCTGCCTCTGTTGGCAATTCCACTGTCCTCCTGACTGCCCAGAGTCACCCCCTCAGAATTATTGCGGACTCCAATCTCTCCATTCCCTTCTACCCCATCCTGGCTGTCCCCAGCTCCCAAACGTTCTTCCTCTTACAGCATCTCCTTTTctttcccactgctccctggcccatgCTTTGGCCATGTCTCAACGTGACCACTGCACCCTGCTGCCCTCCAGCCTCCTTGCTTCCCACTTCACGTCCATGCTGACCATCTTccttgctctctgctccaactatACCACCCGCCTCCCAGATTCTCATCCCCGCTTCTTCCTGCAGCAGTATTGTACCCCTCGCATCCGATCCCGCAGTCTGTCCCATTTCAGCATTGATTTTGTTGGGACTCAAGCACGTACTCGAATGCTTTGCTGAGCCGGGTCCCTCATCCTCCCCTCCAAGGCTGCATGAGGCTGCTCCAGCCTGCATCCCAGATCTTATCTCCtcctattccccacccccttgctcCATCTTCCTGCCTACATCCCCCTGCCTAATCGTGCCCAATGTGGCCTTCAGCTGTTGGGCCAGAGCCTGAGTTAGTGCAAATTTGCATCAATGGGGCCAACACCAGGTTACGCTAGCTGAGAGGCCATATCCCATTTTCTCCATTGTGTCCCTTATGGGAAGGTGTAATAAGGAGGGAACGGAGGGGCGTATCCGGGCATTGGATACAAGTTAAACAAGAAAATAGGAAAGGgttaaagccccaatcctgaaacacataagcacatgcttaattgatacagtcccattgaaatcagcagggcgactcacagtgcataaagctAAGCATGAGCAGCGGTGTTTGCAGGCTAAGGGCCTCAATGAATAAACCCAATAATTGTAATAATTCAAGAAAAGTGCAAAGAGTTAGAAGACATTTCTGGAAAACCAGTGGAAAAGGATAGGGTTAAACACAACTGTGAAAAATGCTAAAGagttaaaagaaaatcaaaaaagaagaaaacaagggtTAAAGGAAAAAAACCTAAAACATAGAAAATAAGAAAggttaaagtttttaaaaagaaaatagggaAGAGTTGAAAAACATATAACTGTAAAtggttaaaattaaaataaattaggaaAGGATTTAAATATTAAAGAAAGGAATTGCAAGGggttaaaaattaaaagtaaatgaaaggttgaaaatagaaataaaaaccaGAATTGGatggtattaaaaataaaatttgaaatgtttaagAGTATaagaaaatagattttaaaaaatgaaaaaaaaaaaaaaaaaggaaaccgtAAAAGGTTAAAAAGTTATATAAAAATAGGAAAGCCTTTGTTGGGTTTAGCGTGTGGGTGCTGGTGGCccgtgatgtacaggaggtcagactagattatccaGTCGTCCCTTCTCGCCTTAAACTCTGATTATGTACAACAAGAAGAGGAAAGTTAAAGAAAACGtgtattaaaagaaataaaaacaaggcAACGGTTAAAGATAAAAacagagaaaggaataaaaataatttttaaaacgaATAGAGAATATTTTAGGCAATGGTTCGAATCATATAAAAACAACCGAAACAAAACAATAGACAATGTGGAAAGGAGGAAACAATAAATGAGAGGAATCAGGTGCGCAGCTGATGATCCGAAAGGCATCCAGGCATCGGTGTCCAGTGAAACTGCAGATGCTGATATAGCCTGAACCCTGCAAACGCTCACACACGTGGGGTGAATTCATCCCTGATATGGAGAACCCCCCCATGTGGAGTCACTGAGCTCAGCAACCCTGCAGGCATGCAGGTTGTAACATGAGGCCCCTGGATGAGATGTCAGCAGCTGGAACCCTGGACCTCTGGATCTCAAAGCATGAGCTGAAAGCTgtgctgcctgagctaaaagacttGGCTTTGATAGCTCAACagaagctgcagcagctcctacATCTCTGTGatccaccactagagggggacagaaaaCCACACTGAGTAAGCATGGGCCCCTGATCTCTTTGTGGGAAGGTGCCCTGGAACTCGTGCAAAGGGGCTACCTGTTGCTCTAGCGCAGAGGTTGGAGTAGCAGCTCCAAGGGACCTGAGCAACAGCCAGGGGCGGAGGTGGATGGAGTCTGGATATCCGGACAGAGACTGTCAACTTTACTCACCTGGGTCACCCCGTTAAGCTGGCTGGGACCGTGTGTGAACAGAGTctcgtgtgtgtgtttgcaggattagggtgtGACTGCCAACTGCCTTTCTCCCATCTGGCGGCgctatttacacctgtgcaaaggtgGGTGTTAAATATTGTGAATGACACGGCTGGAGTCCCGGGGCGGGTTCCCCTCTcgctcaccctggtgtaaatcaggagtaaccacactggagttacactgatgtaaaactgatGCAACAGAGCTGAGGATCAAGCCCAGTGACTCCCATAGGACTGCTCATGTAATTGGTGCTGGCAGAATAAGCCCCTGGGGAACCCGATACACAGGCAGCTGCTCTCATGCAGATCTTTACTGGCATTCACAGTCAGTGTGGGAGTAATAAagttttagggccagatcctcagctgctggaaCCTGGCAGAGCTGCATTGACTTaactggagctatgccaattaaACCAGCTGAGGGACTGGCTGAGGTAACTATTTGCAGGCTCATAGAAGTTCCGGGGGAAGAGACCTGGACGCCTCGCTCAATTTCAAGGCATGTTGGGACAGATCTGGAGTGATCCTGAGCACCTGCAATGATACCACCGTGATGGGCGCTAGAAAAAACCCTGCAGATACACTGGTGCTTGGCAGCTCCCCCTGGATTTGGCCCAGCATTCCGTCATGATGCTGCCGGGAACACCTCCCCATGCTGGTGGAGCAGGGTCCTGCCCTCTCTCCTTCTTCAGATCCCTGCAAAGTGCAGCTGTGCTAGTCCACTGCCCACAAAAGcttgacttatttacttgttaaTAACAAACGCTGCCCTGCTCTGTGACGCTCCAGTGACTAGTCATCCGGGGAGATACTGGGCCCAAGGCCTGCCAGAGGTCCAAGCACCAATTTGTTCCTGGACCTCTGGCAAGCTCTGGGCTCGGGGCCAAATTTCCCCCTTTCTCTGCTTCATGCGTCTGAGCTGCTGTGTTCTCTTTGTCTCTTAGGTTGTAAGCTCCTTAAAGCAGGGACCGTGTCTTTGTCTGTGTTCTGTGGGGCAAGAGCACATGCTAGCTGCTCAATGTAGAACAAACAGGGACTGTAAGTGCCCTgactgtggtggtggtggaggggaagTTGATGGCCTATCAGAGATTCCGTGCAAGAGAGAGAACCATTATTAAATGCCCGGCTGTGGCTGGAGCTCAGATCTTGCGACACATCAGAGGACCCGCTCTGGAGAGACACCCTTATAAGTGACCTGACTGAAGGGGAAAGCTTGGGTGAGAGCTCACTCCTTGTTATGCACCAGAGACTctgcactggagagagaccctatagaTGCCCTGGTGAGGGCTGGCTGCAGTGCATATCAGAGGCATGAGTACCCAGCTGTCTGTCTCTGGATTCAGGGGGCATCAGCAGGTGACCCCAAGCTGATTGGTGATCCTCTGACTCCACCCAGCCTAGCAGACCCCAGGTGGGTGAGGGAGAGAGAACCATCCTCCTGTAGCTTCCTGCCCCTGGCTGAAGATTCCCTCCCCATGCCCTGCGGTCCACACTACTCCCACTGCTGGGCCCAGCAGAAGAGGAACGGAGAACCCCAGCCCTCTGGATACGTCTCCCTCATCTTCGAGCCTCGGAACAGGGATGTCGGGCATATCACACCTTCCCAAGAGGACCTGAGACCCAGTGGCCTTCTGTCTCTTAACACGTCCATTGCCTGGATCTGTTTCTGGGGTGGCGGTGAGGAGGTGGATGTGTCCTCATAACCCCTTTTCTTCCAAATTCTTCCAGGACGCCTGGTGGGTCTCCTCCTGGTGTTCTCCACTGAGCTAAAGGGTAGTCCCTGGTTCCTATGAGAGAAACGGATGGGGACCGAGGTtgaagggagctggggggggggggggggttgagtgtttgaggatgggggagatgagagccagagtgggagggagctggggggtgggtagAAATGGGATTGAATGTTTGGTGATGCGGGAATGGGAACTAGAGAGGAAGGGAGTGCTGGTTGTGGAGGATCAAATGTTGGGAGGTTATAGGAtgaggaggaaggggcaggattGGAGAAATGCTGCCCCTCTATCATTCTCCCTCTCTGCCCTCAACCCTGCctccctccacttccccatgCACAGTTTCTTCCCTTCTGTCCCATCTCCTGCTCAGACTTGACTTGGGGAGTTTCCCTGTAGCAGTGACTCAGACAAGATAAAGGGAGAACACTTAAATCAGCAGTTCATGGGACCTGCTGGATCCAACCTATCCAGCAGGGGAAATATGGGGAGTCAGAGGAGAGAAGATGTGGGGGACAGAGGAGATAGGTGTGAGTAACACTCATGAGCATGGGATGAGAGATTCTATTCATGGAAAAATCCTTATTGCAGCATGTGATTAACCTGTGGAACCTGCGGCTGCAGGAAATTACTGGGGCACACAGCTCCACAAAGGCGTCTCCTAGCTCCAGAGTGCAGGCTGGGGCTCTGCATTGTAATAACTGCATGACAGAGAGCTCAGTGCCTCCTCCCAGGTGGACCTGCCTTGGACCAGCACCAAGTAAAAGGACAATCTCCCTGAAGGACAGAGAGACAAATGTATCAGGTCCTGATCCTACTCCAGGCGGTGGTCCCACCTCTTCCAAGTGAAGGTCTTTGTACTATTCAAGAAAGAAGCTGGGGAGATGACCCCCCCTAGTCAGGCCTGAATCCTTCCTGACCCACATCACTGAGGCCAGAGGGAGAAGACGACCTTGACATTCAGCTGGGCATCTTCCACCCCATCTGCCACAGAGTGCTGGGTGGGGATGACAGAGACTTAACCAGAGACTGACTCTCTGTCGCACTCATCCCCAGAGGGGATAAAAGCCTCATCTAGGATCAGAGATGCTGGAACCTGCCCCCTGCCTGTGAGAGTGGCTGCCAGCTGACAAGAGGTTAATGCTAAAATATTAGATGGTAATTACTTAACTACAATTTAACTGAGATTTATATATTTTCTAGTATCTGCTTGTTTGCTTTTGTAACTGGCGCCGACTGTCTCTCTCTTTGATTGCCTGTACTTTCTGATCAGCTTGGAAATGTTTTACTGCTTGTGAACAGCAACGTGCCCATTTGTTTTTCTGAAATGCAATGTACTGGATTGAAATTTTTGTGCATTGAGTTGTCATGATGGCTccgtttttattttattttacttcattCTCTTTCTTTCGATGAGTAGTAATAAATTAGAATTTAGTTATCCCAACAGCATAGCATCTCGAGTCCTTTCATGGGAAAAACCAGGAGAAACTGGCCTTTACCAAAGTGACACGGAGCTTTCCGAAAAGTCACTTGAAGACTTTCGTTCCATTTGAATTAGGGGAAAGAGAAGTTAATGGCTGGGATTGAGGAGCCCAACATTCAATAGGAAATTAGGAAAAATTGGGAAAAATCAGTTAGCAGTACTGCCAACTGGATGTGTTCAGAAACCATCAGTCAGGCCTCAAAAAACCATGTTTTTTGCAAAATAATAAATCTTATTACTATGAATTGTTGTGTtacggtagtgcctaggagctgtaGTCATGGGGCTGGACTCTATTGTGCCAGGTACTGTACATATTTATTGCTATTTATTGGGTATATTATGGTAGctcttaggagccccagtcatggaccaggaccccattgtgttaggcactgtacaaaccttGGGTTCTTTCTCATTGTATCCTGGTTTCTGAGGCTTGTAAGTGCCCTGGGTTCacatttcaagcttttctctgcaaccatgagggctagaaacttggcaggggtggggggaatgaaagctgagagtctcacataATCATGTGATTCCAGCAGCTGCTTTGTGGCCCATGTTATGTGGGACGTCATACTAcatgatcccttctggtcttacaATCTAAgagtcactgtagtatctgagcgccaTCCCAATAGTTATGGATTTATGCTCACAGCACCCCTGGAAGGCAGGGAATCATTGTCTTCATTCAACACAaacccagagagattaaggtcaagaTTTTTCAAAGTGATCTAGCAAACAGGAGCTGTTATCAGGGGAGTCTGGCGAGGGAATTCTCCGGGTGAATGAGCAGTGACTGTGTGACCTCCTTGGGGTGAGTATGTTGGCTGTTAGGCTGTTGTGCGCTTGCTTGCTGGCCAGCTGCTGGCTTAATTGTAGTTCTTACTGAGGATCTAGCATGGTATCCCTTAATCCCTAATCCATTTAGGATTCCTTGACAAGGGTTCAGGGATAACTCAGGGAGAAAGAGGTTTAAAAAGCCAGATCCTAAGTGACAAGAGGAGCTAGCAAAcgggggagttttgtgagggagttggGAGAGGCAGATACACCTAACAAACATACCCTAACCGTAGGCCaataacgccccccccccccccattgacaaaacaaaaacaaagcaaacaaaaaccctTGCAAGAATAAAAGtgatgcaggcagaagtccagcagcagagcggGGGCTATCCAATTTATTGTCCTGAATGCAACATGTAAGATGATCTGCCTTGTGAGCAGATGGTGTacgtgtgcattcagtgcaagccACTCATGACCCTCAAAGACCAAGTACTGGCTCTTgaggccagagtggctgaactggaggagctaagggagataGAGAAGTACATTGATGAAACTTTCTGGACACAGTAcagtggtcccacccccagtctgacagtcgctgtgctgttgaggaggacaAAGGTCTTGGAGAAGGAGAACACCAAGCTGGAGCAGAGAAAAATGAACCCATAGTTGGCACCCCCCAGTGTGTCATgatatcctctcacactgagttattaggaagagacaggtaatagtaatgggggattcggTTATTAGAAATATATATAGCTGAGTTCAGGGGTAAAAGTAATATTAAACACTTACCAGTTCGGGGGCCCGACTCCAGGCCCCTGGAAGGGGTAGGGcatcgggtggaaggggcggggctggaggtcagcctcccccagccagcctatCTGTGCTGCCTGGCCGGCgctgcccggggctccagcagtgatttaaaagggcctggggctctggccgctgctgaTCACCGGCCCCGGgtcagctgccccttttgcccccccagcACTTTAACGTTGGCTGCATAGGGGCCAGTACCGGCTTCTTACCAGTATGCCGTACCtgcctactttcacccctggatgaGTTtatgatgaccaggagaactgcatggtgaattgcctgctgggtgtgAAGGTTGCAGgcctcttgagacatctagacaaatttatgtgcagtgctggggaggagccggtggtcatggtacatgtaggtaccagtgacattgGGAAAGATTGGATGCCCTCGAGGCCAGATTtagctgctaggtaagagattaaagtctagGACCTCCATGTAGCATTCTCATTCCAgttccatgagcagggccagttagacagcagaactgctgaaactcaatgcatggatgagacaatggtatTGTGAAGAGGGATTTGGCACAGGTGGTGTTCTCATTGACCCTTCCAGTCAGGGGTAGGCCCCAGGCACAGACAAACACATATTGGAGGTGAATGCATGGACtgtgttgccaggagggcttcgGATTCCTCGACCATTGGATGCTGTTCCAAGAAAAAGGACTGCTGAGCAGTGATGGGGTTCTTttatcaaggaaggggaagagtatcTTCACATACAGACTGGCTAATCTAGCTGTAAACTGGGCTTGATGGGTGCAGGAGACAAAAGCCAGAGGTAAGTCTAGAACATGGAGACCTACATGAAAATATCAAATCTGGGGGGAACATGGGCAATCacagcagggataaaggagagacaaggcAATATAGAGGGAAAATCTAatgaacatcttagatgtctgtttattaatgcaagaagtatggagaatgaacaggaagaactagaaatactagtgaataatcacatttatgacataattggcatcacagatgATAATTCACATGACTAGAAtcttggtatagaagggtacagcttgttcaggaagtcTACTATAGAccaaccaggaagaagaggtggatgaggttttttttaaactagcaaaACAATCCAAAGCACAAGAGTTGGTagtgatgggggatttcaactacccagacatctgttggaaaaataatacagcagagcacagattatccaaccAGTTCTgggaatgcattggagacaacttCTTTTAttccagaaggtggagaaagcaactaagggagaggctgttctagatttgattctgacaaaggAGGAAATGGTTGAGAATTTaaaggtggaaggcagcttgggtgaaagtgatcatgaaatgatagagttcatgattctaagtaagagggaaaactgcagaataaagacaatggacttcaagaaggcaggcTTTAGCAAAGACAGAGAATTGGcaggtaagatcccatggaaagcaagtctaagggaaaaaagacttcaggagagttggcagtttttaagAGTCATTATTATGatcacaagagcaaactatcccaatgcatagGACAATGGTaaaagaccaccctggcttaaccaggtgatctttaatgacctgaaactcaaaaaaaaaaaaaaaaagtaaaaagtaaaaactAAGACAAATTATGAAGACTGAATATTAAAAACCACCAGCAACAGAAtaatgtagggacaaaattagaaagtccAAGGCACAAAACAACATTTAATTAACTAGGTCcacaaagggtaacaagaaaacatttcacaattacattagaagcaggaggaagaccaaagacagagtaggcccattactcagtgaggagggaaaagacaaaaatagaaaaaaacagcaatggccaaagtgttaaatgccttttttttgtttcactttcaccaaaaaggttagcagtgatcaactaacatagtgaatatcAGTATAAAGGGGGTagaatctgaggctaaaataggacaaaaacaaattaaaaattacttagacaagttcaATGTCCTCACAGcggcaggacctgatgaaatacatcctagaatacttaaagaacctgctgaagagatctctgagccattagcaattatctttgagaactcatggaggacaggagagatcccagaggactggaatagGGGAAATAttgtaccta
Coding sequences within:
- the LOC135887563 gene encoding zinc finger protein 883-like, which produces MVSENEEEDAQQGGLEKVDAQGTMPGKSKGSAPQSADVGKASEGPQKVEGQPRKPSGKRQGKSAHRGFKKFHQRSLLGHSRCHDCGKSLGFGSGFNKRPRLRSTEKPYKCNECGKCFRLSSTLITHQRRHASEKPYKCADCGKSFSVGSAFIQHQRVHTGGVKPCQCNVCGKSFSASTSLVKHQKLHLEEKPYKCDECGKGFNWNSHLERHRRIHTGEKPYTCPECGKSFSWSSHLDRHRRTHLGGEKPYQCPECGKGFNKSATLAKHRRSHTGDKPYKCEECGKSFGLSASLLQHQRSHAAGKPYQCGDCGKSFAWSSHLDRHRRIHMGEKPYRCGDCGKSFSQSSHLERHQRVHLGSEQPCQCTDCGKSFLASAKRRRVLSGERPCKCTDCGKSFLWGSRARPSPVAERTHKCTECGKSFTYRAENVKHQGTQTGEKPYTCPECGKSFGQNSALVKHRRMHTGEKPYKCGDCGKSFSVRSNLIKHQRTHLGEKPYKCPDCGKGFIQKSDLTKHRRMHTGEKPYKCNVCGKCFSVSSNLIKHQRIHLGEKPYQCSECGKSFIQRSELTIHQRVHTGEKPYKCPECGKCFSRSSHLNRHQRTHTGDKPSLLSATKNSAAAAASNPLQASSAFSSASFSSPLGTSSAPLPALPSFPSSPSPISIPTLSNNPLDLPWALSFPSRAFPHPSFPSPAPSGAPASSLIN